One Georgenia wutianyii DNA segment encodes these proteins:
- a CDS encoding DUF6541 family protein, with amino-acid sequence MQWTEAVPTAAALAALLYLPGYLGTRLLGLRGLLALAGAPAATVAVLALGAVALDVLDVAWGPVSVTVLLALAVALCAVLGRLLRARPIALPPVSRTWAVVVTGATALAAGVLLYAFVLGMGRPDAVHQIYDPIFHLNAADTILRTGNASSLGGLDPMYGSRTGVFYPAAWPSMVALGAAVSDVVVASNMLMLLTGVVVWLGGIVVLARVVAPGAPLVAAAAPVVASSFLAFPANIHVLQGIFGYSVAIAMWPGVLAVLVLALRSRSAAGVVAGAVGAAGLVLAHPSGVMLLAVGVLPLLGHHLAGWGRELAGRGRRVLGTLVRLAVPGFVALLVLAVYTVPQLQAMAGFVHPTRPLGPTLRTAFLSATTVGWTSPWANTVVAALVLLGAVVAWRRPVTRWLAVGWLTTLVLFLATALGGPLRRLGAFWYNNPDRAEALLPTFGALLGALGVHALASLAARALAARGARPAQVAGGLVAVAVLTLAFVTSGAFRTDERLHGWTWWAFNPDHRLTGLAYASREELEMLRDLPVPDDAVVVGDPVSGAVLTQSVGDAVAFIPHVNPSSWDATQRFLLEHFADIHTDPAVCEVLRAEGIDYFYADEPADPTWETRAPGFYGVDTSTGFTLLDSGGTARLYRIDACTP; translated from the coding sequence CCTGCGCGGGCTCCTCGCGCTCGCGGGGGCACCGGCAGCGACGGTCGCCGTGCTCGCCCTCGGCGCGGTCGCCCTCGACGTGCTCGACGTCGCGTGGGGGCCGGTCTCCGTGACGGTGCTGCTCGCCCTCGCCGTGGCCCTGTGCGCCGTGCTCGGCCGCCTGCTGCGCGCCCGGCCGATCGCGCTGCCGCCTGTCTCCCGCACGTGGGCGGTCGTCGTCACCGGGGCGACGGCGCTCGCCGCCGGCGTCCTGCTCTACGCGTTCGTCCTCGGCATGGGCAGGCCCGACGCCGTCCACCAGATCTACGACCCGATCTTCCACCTCAACGCCGCAGACACGATCCTGCGCACGGGCAACGCCTCCTCCCTCGGCGGCCTGGACCCGATGTACGGCTCGCGCACCGGGGTCTTCTACCCGGCGGCGTGGCCCTCGATGGTCGCCCTCGGCGCGGCGGTCTCCGACGTCGTCGTCGCCTCGAACATGCTCATGCTCCTCACCGGGGTGGTCGTGTGGCTGGGCGGGATCGTCGTGCTCGCGCGGGTGGTGGCGCCGGGTGCGCCGCTCGTCGCCGCCGCGGCACCGGTCGTCGCCTCCTCCTTCCTCGCCTTCCCGGCGAACATCCACGTCCTGCAGGGGATCTTCGGGTACTCGGTCGCGATCGCGATGTGGCCCGGCGTGCTCGCCGTGCTCGTCCTGGCCCTGCGCTCACGCAGCGCGGCCGGGGTGGTGGCCGGGGCGGTGGGCGCCGCCGGGCTCGTCCTCGCCCACCCCAGCGGGGTCATGCTCCTCGCCGTCGGCGTGCTGCCGCTCCTGGGGCACCACCTCGCCGGGTGGGGCCGTGAGCTCGCCGGGCGCGGGCGACGCGTCCTGGGCACCCTGGTCCGGCTCGCGGTGCCCGGCTTCGTCGCGCTCCTCGTGCTCGCCGTCTACACCGTGCCCCAGCTGCAGGCGATGGCGGGCTTCGTGCACCCCACCCGACCGCTCGGCCCGACGCTGCGCACCGCGTTCCTCTCCGCGACGACGGTCGGCTGGACCAGCCCGTGGGCCAACACCGTCGTCGCCGCGCTCGTGCTCCTCGGCGCCGTCGTCGCCTGGCGCCGGCCCGTGACGCGCTGGCTCGCCGTCGGGTGGCTCACCACCCTCGTGCTCTTCCTCGCCACCGCCCTCGGTGGCCCTCTCCGCCGGCTCGGGGCCTTCTGGTACAACAACCCCGACCGCGCCGAGGCCCTCCTCCCGACGTTCGGCGCGCTCCTCGGTGCGCTCGGCGTCCACGCGCTCGCGAGCCTCGCCGCCCGGGCCCTGGCCGCCCGCGGCGCCCGCCCGGCGCAGGTGGCCGGCGGGCTCGTGGCCGTGGCCGTCCTCACCCTCGCCTTCGTCACCTCCGGCGCCTTCCGCACCGACGAGCGGCTCCACGGCTGGACGTGGTGGGCCTTCAACCCCGACCACCGCCTCACCGGCCTGGCGTACGCCTCGCGCGAGGAGCTGGAGATGCTGCGCGACCTGCCGGTCCCGGACGACGCCGTCGTCGTCGGTGACCCGGTGAGCGGGGCGGTGCTCACCCAGTCGGTCGGCGACGCCGTCGCCTTCATCCCGCACGTCAACCCCTCGAGCTGGGACGCGACGCAGCGCTTCCTCCTCGAGCACTTCGCCGACATCCACACCGACCCCGCCGTCTGCGAGGTGCTGCGCGCCGAGGGGATCGACTACTTCTACGCCGACGAGCCCGCCGACCCGACGTGGGAGACCCGCGCGCCGGGCTTCTACGGCGTCGACACGTCCACCGGCTTCACGCTCCTCGACAGCGGCGGGACCGCGCGGCTCTACCGCATCGACGCGTGTACCCCGTGA
- a CDS encoding ABC transporter permease codes for MLNLTRREIKGKYKRTFLGQLWSLANPLAQMLIFTLVFSFILRVPPDVGDPSGLNIFALWLLCALLPWSFFTNTVNGGMGALVGNENLIKKVHFPRVALLAANSLSWMFTWSIEMAVLLVALLIVGANALPFAPLVIVFMAVLSLFATGVSLILSIANVYFRDVQYLTGIVFQVWFYVTPILYPVAFVAEQLNKLPSLFGVVSMFDIYMFNPMAKFAEVFRNLLYDNRLPELGTSLTVLAWGLGTFLVGYLVFKRHEKGLAEAL; via the coding sequence GTGCTCAACCTGACCCGGCGTGAGATCAAGGGCAAGTACAAGCGGACGTTCCTCGGCCAGCTGTGGTCGCTGGCCAACCCGCTGGCCCAGATGCTCATCTTCACGCTGGTCTTCTCGTTCATCCTCCGCGTCCCACCGGACGTCGGGGATCCCTCGGGGCTGAACATCTTCGCCCTGTGGCTGCTGTGCGCGCTGCTGCCGTGGTCGTTCTTCACCAACACCGTCAACGGCGGCATGGGTGCGCTCGTCGGCAACGAGAACCTCATCAAGAAGGTCCACTTCCCGCGGGTCGCGCTGCTCGCGGCGAACTCGCTGTCGTGGATGTTCACCTGGTCGATCGAGATGGCCGTCCTGCTCGTCGCGCTCCTCATCGTCGGGGCCAACGCGCTGCCGTTCGCGCCGCTCGTCATCGTCTTCATGGCGGTGCTCTCGCTGTTCGCCACGGGCGTCTCGCTCATCCTGTCGATCGCCAACGTGTACTTCCGCGACGTGCAGTACCTCACCGGGATCGTCTTCCAGGTGTGGTTCTACGTGACGCCGATCCTCTACCCGGTGGCGTTCGTCGCCGAGCAGCTGAACAAGCTGCCCTCGCTCTTCGGCGTGGTGAGCATGTTCGACATCTACATGTTCAACCCGATGGCGAAGTTCGCCGAGGTCTTCCGCAACCTCCTCTACGACAACCGGCTGCCCGAGCTCGGGACCTCCCTCACCGTCCTCGCCTGGGGCCTGGGCACGTTCCTCGTGGGGTACCTCGTCTTCAAGCGGCACGAGAAGGGGCTGGCCGAGGCGCTATGA
- a CDS encoding ABC transporter ATP-binding protein, translating into MTQVAVAVENVSKRFRIYHERNQTLKSAIMRRRRSLHEDFWALDDVTFDIPEGRTFALVGDNGSGKSTLLKCMAQILYPTSGTIRTRGRVAALLEVGSGFHPELSGRDNVYLNGSILGMTKPEIDSKFDDIVGFSGVEQFIDQPVKNYSSGMYVRLGFSVAIHVDPEILLVDEVLAVGDAAFQEKCAEKFAEFRRDGRTVVVVSHSAPQLRQMADTAAWLVQGKLNRVGDAKEVLEEYMDASHAGEVRIDAEGRVHHGSGEMSVDHVEVFGPGGPGTDVRNGEDLTVRVAYTAHEPVTDPVIGCAIESVDGTYLWASNTFDHGPRLGQVTGSGVLECRAPATALAPGMYTVITSLTDSTTQHLYDQVRDSARFGVQSGAEKFWGGYVQTPSRWQVP; encoded by the coding sequence ATGACACAGGTCGCCGTCGCAGTCGAGAACGTCTCCAAGCGCTTCCGGATCTACCACGAGCGCAACCAGACCCTCAAGAGCGCGATCATGCGCCGCCGCCGGTCGCTCCACGAGGACTTCTGGGCGCTGGACGACGTCACGTTCGACATCCCCGAGGGGCGCACGTTCGCGCTCGTCGGGGACAACGGGTCGGGCAAGTCCACGCTCCTCAAGTGCATGGCGCAGATCCTCTACCCGACGTCGGGGACGATCCGCACCCGCGGGCGTGTCGCGGCGCTGCTCGAGGTCGGCTCCGGCTTCCACCCCGAGCTCTCCGGGCGGGACAACGTCTACCTCAACGGCTCCATCCTCGGCATGACCAAGCCGGAGATCGACTCGAAGTTCGACGACATCGTCGGGTTCTCCGGCGTCGAGCAGTTCATCGACCAGCCGGTGAAGAACTACTCCTCGGGCATGTACGTGCGCCTCGGCTTCTCCGTGGCGATCCACGTCGACCCGGAGATCCTCCTCGTCGACGAGGTCCTCGCCGTCGGTGACGCGGCCTTCCAGGAGAAGTGCGCCGAGAAGTTCGCCGAGTTCCGCCGCGACGGGCGCACCGTCGTCGTCGTGTCCCACTCCGCCCCGCAGCTGCGCCAGATGGCCGACACCGCCGCCTGGCTCGTCCAGGGCAAGCTCAACCGGGTCGGGGACGCCAAGGAGGTCCTCGAGGAGTACATGGACGCCTCCCACGCCGGGGAGGTGCGCATCGACGCCGAGGGCCGGGTCCACCACGGCAGCGGCGAGATGAGCGTGGACCACGTCGAGGTCTTCGGCCCCGGCGGCCCCGGCACCGACGTCCGCAACGGCGAGGACCTCACGGTCCGGGTCGCCTACACGGCGCACGAGCCGGTCACCGACCCCGTCATCGGCTGCGCGATCGAGTCGGTCGACGGCACCTACCTGTGGGCCTCGAACACCTTCGACCACGGCCCGCGCCTCGGGCAGGTCACCGGCTCGGGCGTCCTGGAGTGCCGTGCCCCGGCCACGGCCCTGGCGCCGGGCATGTACACGGTCATCACCTCCCTCACCGACTCCACCACCCAGCACCTGTACGACCAGGTGCGCGACTCGGCCCGCTTCGGCGTCCAGTCCGGGGCGGAGAAGTTCTGGGGCGGTTACGTCCAGACCCCCTCGCGCTGGCAGGTGCCCTGA
- a CDS encoding glycosyltransferase family 4 protein, giving the protein MARILVVTLDTLAERMAGPAIRAWEIASALAPEHSVQLLTFGSCDRPGEGFTTAHTTVGEFRAQVEASDVVVVQGFVVATFPWLQSAEQVLVIDLYDPFHLESLEVERYKPAPERHAALATALRELGAQTRRGDLFLCASEKQRDLWLGQLAASGRVNPDTYDADPSLRSLITVVPFGTSPTPPERTAPAIKGVVPGIGPDDKVVLWGGGVYNWFDPVTVVRAIDAVRERVPQVRLYFLGMKHPNPDVPEMAMATRTRELADSLGLTGTHVFFNEDWVPYARRADYLLDADVGVSAHFDHIETAFSFRTRILDYLWADLPIVCTEGDTFGDLVAAEGLGVAVAPEDVDGMAAALERLLTDDTARDEARANVARVAERYTWPVALAPLLDFARAPRRAADAARIAAGSEVDFASLPLLTRLRLDATAAWRQLRSGGPRAVIDKVRWRLARRRG; this is encoded by the coding sequence ATGGCCCGGATCCTCGTCGTCACGCTCGACACGCTCGCCGAGCGGATGGCGGGCCCCGCCATCCGCGCCTGGGAGATCGCCTCGGCCCTCGCGCCCGAGCACTCCGTCCAGCTCCTCACCTTCGGGTCCTGCGACCGGCCGGGGGAGGGGTTCACCACCGCGCACACGACCGTCGGGGAGTTCCGCGCCCAGGTCGAGGCCAGCGACGTCGTCGTCGTCCAGGGCTTCGTCGTCGCGACCTTCCCGTGGCTGCAGAGCGCCGAGCAGGTGCTCGTCATCGACCTCTACGACCCCTTCCACCTCGAGTCCCTCGAGGTCGAGCGGTACAAGCCGGCCCCCGAGCGGCACGCCGCGCTCGCCACCGCGCTGCGTGAGCTGGGCGCCCAGACCCGCCGCGGCGACCTGTTCCTCTGCGCCTCGGAGAAGCAGCGCGACCTGTGGCTCGGGCAGCTCGCCGCCTCCGGCCGCGTCAACCCCGACACCTACGACGCCGACCCGTCGCTGCGCAGCCTCATCACCGTCGTGCCCTTCGGCACCTCCCCGACCCCGCCCGAGCGGACGGCGCCGGCGATCAAGGGCGTCGTGCCCGGCATCGGCCCGGACGACAAGGTCGTCCTGTGGGGCGGCGGCGTCTACAACTGGTTCGACCCGGTGACGGTCGTGCGGGCGATCGACGCCGTGCGTGAGCGCGTCCCGCAGGTGCGGCTGTACTTCCTCGGGATGAAGCACCCCAACCCCGACGTGCCCGAGATGGCGATGGCGACCCGCACCCGCGAGCTCGCCGACTCCCTGGGCCTCACCGGCACCCACGTGTTCTTCAACGAGGACTGGGTGCCGTACGCCCGGCGCGCGGACTACCTCCTGGACGCCGACGTCGGCGTCAGCGCCCACTTCGACCACATCGAGACCGCGTTCAGCTTCCGCACCCGGATCCTGGACTACCTGTGGGCCGACCTGCCCATCGTGTGCACCGAGGGTGACACCTTCGGTGACCTCGTCGCCGCCGAGGGGCTGGGCGTGGCCGTGGCCCCCGAGGACGTCGACGGCATGGCCGCCGCGCTCGAGCGTCTGCTCACCGACGACACCGCTCGCGACGAGGCGCGTGCGAACGTCGCCCGCGTCGCCGAGCGGTACACCTGGCCGGTCGCCCTCGCCCCGCTCCTCGACTTCGCCCGCGCCCCCCGCCGGGCCGCGGACGCCGCCCGGATCGCCGCGGGCAGCGAGGTCGACTTCGCGAGCCTCCCGCTGCTCACCCGCCTGCGCCTGGACGCCACCGCCGCGTGGCGCCAGCTGCGCTCCGGCGGCCCGCGCGCCGTCATCGACAAGGTGCGCTGGCGCCTGGCCCGCCGCCGCGGCTGA